One window from the genome of Natronomonas salsuginis encodes:
- a CDS encoding ion transporter, translating into MNYTEARSFTYEIFAPRLGGRLGAAFDWGIMGLIVINIIAVLLETVDPVAAAYRRELYLIELISIIVFTIEYVAHVWSITETRSYAKPIRGRIRFICTPLMIVDLLAILPFYLASIFAVDTRFLRAMRLVRVIRLLKIARYSESIRSLGAVFRNQKEKLVVSAAMNIILLVLASSVMYQLEHEAQPELFSSIPATLWWGAMTLTTVGYGDMYPVTRGGQIVGSLIAVFGIGLFALPASILAAGFIEDSQSGSENTCPHCGESLDNH; encoded by the coding sequence ATGAACTACACAGAAGCGCGATCGTTCACCTACGAGATATTCGCTCCACGATTAGGGGGAAGACTCGGGGCAGCGTTCGATTGGGGTATCATGGGGCTGATCGTGATCAATATTATCGCAGTGCTGCTCGAAACCGTGGACCCCGTTGCGGCCGCGTACAGACGTGAACTGTATCTGATCGAACTGATTTCGATTATCGTTTTCACGATCGAGTACGTGGCTCACGTCTGGTCGATCACCGAAACGCGGTCGTACGCGAAACCGATCCGAGGACGCATCCGTTTTATTTGTACACCGCTGATGATCGTTGATCTCCTTGCGATCCTTCCGTTCTATCTCGCAAGCATATTCGCCGTAGATACGCGCTTTCTCCGGGCGATGCGGCTTGTGCGGGTGATCCGGCTGCTCAAGATCGCTCGCTACTCCGAATCGATCAGGTCATTAGGAGCCGTCTTTCGGAATCAAAAAGAGAAACTGGTCGTTTCGGCGGCGATGAATATCATTCTACTCGTCTTGGCTTCATCAGTTATGTACCAACTTGAACATGAAGCACAGCCCGAACTATTCAGTTCGATCCCGGCGACGCTGTGGTGGGGAGCAATGACACTCACGACGGTCGGATACGGAGACATGTACCCGGTGACCAGAGGAGGACAGATTGTCGGTTCCCTTATCGCCGTGTTCGGGATTGGCTTGTTCGCTCTCCCAGCATCAATACTGGCCGCAGGCTTCATTGAGGATTCCCAATCAGGCTCGGAAAATACCTGCCCACACTGTGGAGAGTCGCTGGACAACCACTAA